Within Paenibacillus sabinae T27, the genomic segment GATTACATGAGTAAAACGTTTTCATTTTATAAGCACTTATTCATTCTTAATGTATAATTATTCATGCAGCAGATTATTTAAGCTTTATTTCTCTAAAGCTGTGACGCAAAAGCTAATCTTAATCGGTATAATAAAAAAGTTTAAATTGCGCTCATGTAAGGTCGATGATAAAATAATATAACCAATCTGCGTTGAATAATTATTAATAATGCCCCACTTTATTATAGAAAGGTTGCGTAAGATGAGACACACAGAACTGCCCCCTAAACAGGGCCTTTACGATCCCCAGTTCGAGAAAGATGCCTGCGGTATGGGCTTTGTTGCCCATATTAAAGGAAAGCCCTCTCATGAGATTGTCAGCAACGCCTTAACCATGCTCGCCAATATGGAGCATCGCGGAGGCCAGGGAAGCGAGCCGAATTCCGGCGACGGCGCGGGCATTATGCTGCAAATTCCGCACCGGTTCTTCTCCGAAGAAGCGAAAGCGCTCGGGTTTGAACTGCCGGAGGCGGGCCGTTACGGTGTCGGTATGCTTTTTGTGTCTCATAACGAAAGCATCCGCACCGAGCATGAGCGCATCCTGAGCAACATTATCGCCGAAGAAGGGCAGACCGTGCTCGGCTTCCGTGAAGTTCCGACACGCGACGACATGCTGGGCAAGACGGCCAAGGCCGCCAAGCCTTATGTCCGTCAAGTATTTATCGGCCGGTCCGCTGATATTCAGGACGATCTTGCCTTTGAACGCAAACTGTACGTAATCCGCAAACGGGCGGAGCTCACAATCCGCTACGGCGGATTGGAAGAAGGAGACTCCTTCTATATTCCGAGCTTGTCCTGCCGCAAAATCGTTTATAAAGGAATGCTGACCACCGAGCAGGTGGGGCAGTTCTATCTTGATCTTCAGAACGAAAAGCTGGAATCGGCGATCGCGCTTGTCCACTCGCGTTTCAGCACGAATACGTTCCCAAGCTGGGAGCGCGCGCATCCGTACCGCTTCATGATCCACAACGGCGAAATCAACACGCTGCGCGGCAACGTGAACTGGATGCATGCACGGCAATCCCTGTTCAAGAGCGAAGTGTTCGGCGGCGATCTGGAGAAGATCAAGCCGGTTATCAACCCGGACGGTTCCGACACCGCGATGTTCGACAACACGTTCGAGTTCCTGTACCTGAGCGGACGTTCCCTGCCTCATGTGGCCATGATGATGGTTCCGGAGCCGTGGAGCAACCACGACAGCATGGACGAGAAGAAGAAGGCATTCTACGAATACCACAGCACCCTGATGGAGCCGTGGGACGGTCCGGCCGCCATGGGCTTCACCGACGGTGTGCAAATCGGCGCCATTCTTGACCGCAACGGGCTGCGGCCTTCACGCTACTATGTAACGAAGGACGATTTGATTATTCTGTCCTCCGAAGCGGGCGTACTGGATATCGCTCCGGAGAACGTGCTGTACAAGGACCGCCTGAGACCGGGCCGGATGCTGCTGGTCGACACGAAGGAAGGCCGGATTATTTCCGACGAAGAAGTGAAGGCGGCGATCGCTTCCGAGCGTCCGTACCGTGAATGGCTTGACGAGCATCTGATCGGCCTGAGCGAGCTTCCGGACGCTCCGGAGCTGCCGAATCCGAAGCATGACAACGTCCAGCAGCTGCAGCAGTCTTTCGGCTACACGTTCGAGGATCTGCGCAAGGTGCTTGAGCCGATGGCGTCAAGCGGCGCCGAAGCGGTCGGCTCCATGGGCTACGACGCTCCGCTGGCGGTGCTGTCCGACCGTCCGCAGCGGCTGTATAACTACTTTAAACAAATGTTCGCCCAGGTAACCAACCCGCCGATCGACGCGATTCGCGAAGAGCTGGTTACTTCGACGACAACGACAATCGGACCGGAGCGCAATCTGCTTAATCCAGAACCGGAAAGCTGTAGACAGATCGCGCTGGATACACCGATCCTGTCCAATGAAGACTTTGCCAAGATCCGTCACGTGCGCCGCGCCGGCTTCAAGTCGATGACCATTCCGATTCTGTTCCCGGCCGAGCTGGGAGCCGAAGGACTGCGCACCGCGCTTGACCGTCTGAGCGAAGCCGCCGACCGGGTAATCGACAAGGGGCACAATATTCTTATTCTGTCCGACCGCGGCGTAGACCGCGAGAATGCGGCTATTCCGGCTCTGTTGGCCGTATCGAGCCTGCATCACCATCTGATCCGTCAAGGCACGCGGACCAAAGTAACGATTCTGCTTGAATCCGGCGAGCCGCGCGAAGTGCATCACTATGCGCTTCTGCTTGGCTACGGCGTGAGCGCGGTCAATCCGTACCTGGCGTTCGAGAGCCTGGACGACATGATCGCCCAAGGTCTGCTGAGAGGCGTTTCGCATGAAAAAGCCGTGAAGAACTACATTAAAGCCGCGACTAAGAGCGTGGTCAAAATCCTATCCAAGATGGGGATTTCCACAATTCAGTCCTACCGTGGCGCCCAAATCTTCGAGGCGGTCGGCCTGAATTCCGAGTTCGTGGACCGCTACTTCACCTGGACGCCGTCCCGCATCGGCGGCATCGGTCTGGAAGAAGTGGCCGCGGAAGCGCTGGTGCATCATAACCGCGCCTTCTCCGATAAGGATGGCACGGATAAAGTGCTGGATTCCGGCGGCGAATACCAATGGCGCAGCGACGGAGAGGATCATCTGTTCAACCCGCAGACGATTCATCTGCTTCAGCATTCCGTCCGCAGCGGCGATTACGATATGTACAAGAAATACTCCGCTCTGGTTCAGGGCGAGAGCAAGAAGCATCAGACGCTTCGTTCCCTGCTTGAATTCAAGCCGGTAGGAGAGGCTATTCCGCTGGAAGAAGTGGAACCGATCGAATCGATCATGAAACGCTTCAAGACCGGCGCCATGTCCTTCGGCTCGATCAGTAAGGAAGCGCACGAGACGCTGGCGATTGCGATGAACCGCATCGGCGGCAAGAGTAATACCGGCGAAGGCGGGGAAGATCCGGCGCGCTTTACTCCGGACGCCAATGGCGATTCCCGCCGCAGTGCGATCAAGCAGGTCGCATCCGGCCGGTTCGGCGTAACGTCGAACTACCTGGTGAACGCCGACGAGATTCAAATCAAGATGGCGCAGGGCGCGAAGCCGGGCGAAGG encodes:
- the gltB gene encoding glutamate synthase large subunit, whose translation is MRHTELPPKQGLYDPQFEKDACGMGFVAHIKGKPSHEIVSNALTMLANMEHRGGQGSEPNSGDGAGIMLQIPHRFFSEEAKALGFELPEAGRYGVGMLFVSHNESIRTEHERILSNIIAEEGQTVLGFREVPTRDDMLGKTAKAAKPYVRQVFIGRSADIQDDLAFERKLYVIRKRAELTIRYGGLEEGDSFYIPSLSCRKIVYKGMLTTEQVGQFYLDLQNEKLESAIALVHSRFSTNTFPSWERAHPYRFMIHNGEINTLRGNVNWMHARQSLFKSEVFGGDLEKIKPVINPDGSDTAMFDNTFEFLYLSGRSLPHVAMMMVPEPWSNHDSMDEKKKAFYEYHSTLMEPWDGPAAMGFTDGVQIGAILDRNGLRPSRYYVTKDDLIILSSEAGVLDIAPENVLYKDRLRPGRMLLVDTKEGRIISDEEVKAAIASERPYREWLDEHLIGLSELPDAPELPNPKHDNVQQLQQSFGYTFEDLRKVLEPMASSGAEAVGSMGYDAPLAVLSDRPQRLYNYFKQMFAQVTNPPIDAIREELVTSTTTTIGPERNLLNPEPESCRQIALDTPILSNEDFAKIRHVRRAGFKSMTIPILFPAELGAEGLRTALDRLSEAADRVIDKGHNILILSDRGVDRENAAIPALLAVSSLHHHLIRQGTRTKVTILLESGEPREVHHYALLLGYGVSAVNPYLAFESLDDMIAQGLLRGVSHEKAVKNYIKAATKSVVKILSKMGISTIQSYRGAQIFEAVGLNSEFVDRYFTWTPSRIGGIGLEEVAAEALVHHNRAFSDKDGTDKVLDSGGEYQWRSDGEDHLFNPQTIHLLQHSVRSGDYDMYKKYSALVQGESKKHQTLRSLLEFKPVGEAIPLEEVEPIESIMKRFKTGAMSFGSISKEAHETLAIAMNRIGGKSNTGEGGEDPARFTPDANGDSRRSAIKQVASGRFGVTSNYLVNADEIQIKMAQGAKPGEGGQLPGRKVYPWVAEVRGSTAGVGLISPPPHHDIYSIEDLAELIYDLKNANPRASINVKLVSEVGVGTIAAGVAKGRADVILISGYDGGTGASPMNSIRHAGLPWELGLAETHQTLMLNNLRDRIVLEADGKMLSGRDLAVAALLGAEEFGFATAPLVAVGCIMMRVCQMDTCPVGVATQNPDLRKNFAGDPQHVVNFMTFVAQDLREIMASLGFRTIEEMVGRTDCLDAVQASYHWKKKGVDLSGLLHTPELPEGSTRYNTKKQNHGLEETLDVSKLLSLAAPALENGTVVEASLPITNVNRAVGTILGSELTRKYGAAGLPDDTIRLHFTGSAGQSLGAFMPKGITITVEGDTNDYIGKGLSGGKLIVKPSPKATFVAEENIIVGNTGFYGATSGEAYISGIAGERFAVRNSGAKVVVEGVGDHGCEYMTGGRVVVLGETGRNFAAGMSGGIAYVFDPDNSFINRCNLEMVLLERVEESEEIEDLHGMIVRHTELTGSALGQRVLDNWQDNLPKFARVIPKDYKRMMDQIRKVEETGLTGEAAMMAAFEANMRELARVGG